The following is a genomic window from Ethanoligenens harbinense YUAN-3.
TGACCGCGGGCACTGCCCGCTGGCGGAGAGGGAGGGATTCGAACCCTCGTGTGATTACTCACAAACTGATTTCGAGTCAGCCCCGTTATGACCGCTTCGATACCTCTCCATATATAGTTTTACCGCAAAAGCGGGAAAACGCGAGTTTGAAAAAGTGTTAGCAAACTGTTAGCGTGCGCCTGATTTTTGGGAAGCATCGACCGCCGACAAGCCCTGATTTCATGCGGGTTCGCGGCTTTTTGGGTGAAACGAAGCCCACTTGATTTCGAGTCAGCCCCGTTATGACCACTTCGATACCTTTCCGTATATTATCCCTTTATCCACTTCCGAAATTGGAAGAAAAAATAGGGAAACTGTTGATATGCAGTGCATCAAACACAACACATCGGCAAACAGCGCCTTAATAGTATAGCAAACCGCATGCTAAAAGTCAAATGTTTTTGTATGTCTGATCCCTTCTTTCGTTTTTTGGTTGCGGTTTTTCAGAACAAAAACCCTACTTTGCTTCTACACAACCAATGCAAAATATGATACTATAATGCATGAGCCTTATTTATTTTACCGCAGGGCGGCATGTGCAACCGAGGGGCACTATGATTGTAAAATGCATTAAGAATCCTGATGTTTTTAAAATACAGGACGAACTGACAAACGCCGTCTATTACGGTTGCAATCAGGAATGGTATCAAACAAAATGGCAGCGGCGCTCCGGTTGCGGGCCAACTACTTCCACCACTATTCTGCAGTATCTGTATGCCACACGGAAAAACAGCGCGCCGCTGTTGCTGACCAAAGGCGCCTGCCTGCAATGTATGGAAGAGGTATGGAAGTATGTTACACCCGGCCCGCAGGGCATTTCCTCTACCCAGAAATTCTGCAAAGGGCTGGATGCGTATGCTCGGGCCAAATCTTTGCGCCTCCAGACCGATGTGCTGGATATCCCACGTTATCGCAGCAAACGCCCGCCGTTTTCAGAAACACTGGCTTTTCTTGACAACGCGCTGAAGAATGATCTGCCGATTGCTTTTTTGAACCTCCACAACGGACAGGAACCAATACTGGACTCTTGGCATTGGGTGACCATTATTTCTGTGGAGTATGCATCGGACGCCAGTAAAGCGTTTGTCGGCATATTGGACGAGGGGATGCGCAAAAACATTGATTTCTCCATGTGGTTTCACACGACCCTTTGGGGCGGCGGTCTGGTCGCGTTCGATATGCTGTGAACACGGTTCAAACAGAAATTCCCCGTTGCCTGGATGAACCCCTAAAAGTTAGACAATAGTTTTAATTAAGTTACCCAAAGGCTTGCTGCCTGCGTAGAGCAGGTGGCAAGCCCTTCCGTTTTGCCTTGATGTGGCGATTGTTGTAATAACCCGGGTGGTCTACAAGCTCGGCTTTGAACTTGAGCCGTTCTCAATTTTTCGGAGACAAAGAAGCCGTGCAAATGTGTGTTTGTTTCAAAAGCTCCTAATAACCCTTTGCCGGCGTACTGGATACCCTGATCCGAATGATGGAGCAGGCCTGCTCTGAGTTTGTATCGCCAAATTGCCGTGTTCAGCACTCTTTTGCAGAAATCGGTGTCGATTCGGCTGCTGGTGGCAAATCCAATGATCGCCGATCAAACAAATCGTATACGGTGCCCAGATAAAGCCCCTTCTCGTCTGTTTCTGCACAGCTGATCTTGTTGGGGCATCCATATTTGGTAGTTTTTATAAGAAGTCATATCGCAATCAGCAAGTTTCGAAATTGTACCACGCATCATCATTTTTCCGTTATTATGGCATACTTGTTTTATATTGGTTTCTCCAACAGTATTATACTTTACCAAGGAGAACGTATTCAAGCCTGCATTTACTCAAGGTAAATATTTTTAAAGAAAATAAGATGAAATTCTCCAATCTGTTCTAATTATGTCTGAAATTTTCAATAAGCATATATTTTTATAGTTCAATCTTCTTGGAAATCCCATGGGTGTGTGTGATAATGCTCATCGACAAGATTTACCTGCTTTAAAAGTTTAGGGTCTTTGAGTAAAGTTTTTACCGGCAAATCGGCAGCAATGGTATGGTCTTCGTCAAACAGAATTGCGCGGTCGGAAACATGCGGAACCAAATCCAGATCATGTGTCGCAAAAATCAAAGTTTTGCCCGCTTTTCCCAACGATTGAAGCAGGTGCAGTAGCCATGTCTGCGATCGTGGGTCCAGGCTGCTGGCAGGTTCATCCAGAACGAGAACATCTGGATTCAAAATGAGAACACTGCCGATAGCCACTTTCTTTTTCTCTCCGCCGCTGAGATGGAACGGCGGTTTTTCCAGCAGCTTTTCAATGTCAAGTATAGAGGAAAGTTCATCAATGCGCTTTCTTATCGTGTCTTTTGGCAGACCAAACTGGAGGGGGCCAAAGGCCAGTTCTTCGTAAACCGTACTGCAAAACAACTGAGCTTCCGAGTCCTGAAAAACAAATCCGATTCGGCGATGGTAAACAGTGGACAGGTTTCCTTTGAAATGCTCACGCTCCACTTTCTTTCCGAATGCGGTAAATGTCCCGCTCTGTGGAAAAAGGAGCCCGGCCAGTATTTTCAATAGAGTGGATTTGCCGCAGCCGTTTGCTCCAAGGATGCTCAGCCGTTCTCCCGCGACGATTTCAAGGCTTATATTTGAAAGCACCGGTTCGCTCTGCGGGTAAGCATATGAAACTTCGTCCAGTTTGAAAACGGTCTGATTCAAAACAGATGTTCACCCACAATCAATAGCATTAAGATGACGACGCTGTTTATCAAAAAAAGGACATCAGCAGCACTTATTTTATAGCTGCGGATGCTTACGGGTTTTCCGGAAAACCCCCGGCAGACCATAGCGTCGTAAATCTCTTCGCTTAATCCTTGTGATTTTATAAAAAGATATGCAACACTGTGGCTCATGAAGCGGCGGTTGTCGGCGGTTTCCAGCTTGCCGACCGTCCGGAGAAACCGGGCCTCCATCATGTTTTTGGCCATTTCCACTGTGACAAATAGGTAGCGGTAGGCCATATTCAAAACGGAGACGACCACTAAAGGCACATGCATCCCGGCAAGCGCATGGGTGATTTGAGACCATCTTGTTGTCAACAACAGAAGAAACGCAAACGACAAGGAAATTCCGGGATGCAGCGCGAGCCGAAATGCCATGGCGATGCCGGAGGAAGTAAAATACAGACCGTTTTGCATACCGAAGGTTCCGGGTGGCAGCACGTAAAAGAGGGGCGCTCCCTTTGTAAACAGGCTGGAGGCGCCCGGTATGGAACAAACAAACACGGCCGGAGGAAGATACGCCCATACCCGGCGGAAATAGTCTGTCATGTTAAGCCCGGAAAGTTTTGCATAAGCAAATGCGATCACAGCCAGTGCGAGAAGGATTACGATACTTGAAGAAAACGAAGAAAAAACCATAAACGCCAGCAATACAATGACTTTGACCCTGGGGTCAAGGCATTGCAGCAGCATGGTTTTTGACGCATACCGTTCACAATAGAATTCGTTTTCAAATACTTCTGAAAAATGATGGAGTGTTTTAATTAGAAAATTTGTCCCGGAAGATGCCACACGGGCTTTTTCATCTCGACTCGTTTCAAGCAGCCAGGCAGGAATATCGGGCGGTATTTCCGGATGACGGGTCGTGCTATTTGGCATTTCCACTCTTTATTTTACCTTTCTGAGCTTTCATAACCAGTGCGGAACTGAGAAGGATCAAGCCGACAATCAATGCAATGCCGATGATTGCCGATAAAATGTAGCCTGTAATGGAGCCTGCGGCACCGTTCCCTAAAACGGGGAGGGAATAATCCGGGAGCAAAGCTTTCCACTTATCGGCCATTGCGGCAAAGCCTGCCGGTATATACCCAATGGCTTTTTTGATTTCTCCTCCGCTCCATTCACCCCAGGCAGTACCCGTTGCGAGCAGTCCGAGCGGAGCCAATAGAATAAGAACGCCGAGCGGGATCAGCAAAGCCTTGTATCTTTTCCAAAACGAAATCTCTGGTTCTTTTATGGATTCCAACGATTCCCGGGCAAAAAGCTGGGGAGCGAATTTGGCAACATAAGCAACGGCCGCCGCCGTAATAACGGCTTCTACAGGCCCTGCCACCAGACCGTGTGCGAACATCATGGCAGGTATCGAGACGGATAGGGGATAGGGGCAATAGAGCGCGGAACCATTGGCCGCCTTGAAAAGGAGAGGCTGGATGCCAAACTCTACAGATGCGCAAAAAGCGGCAAGGTTTAATCCCGCATAGCTTCCGATGAGAGAACCGACAAGATTGCGGCGGCTGCCGGGCTTTGATCTGCCGGTGATCCATTTATATATAGCGTATCCGGTAAACGGCATAACTACAGCCATATTCAGACAATTGATTCCAAACGCCATGATACCGCCGTCGCCAAACACAAAAGCCTGTATCAGCAGAGTGGTGGAAACCGAAATGGTTGCCGCCCAGGGCCCCAGCAGGATCGCAATGAAGACCGCGCCCACCGCATGAGCCGAGCTCCCTCCCGCCACCGGAACATTGAACGCCATGATTACAAAGGAAAATGCAGCACAAAGCGCAAGGGTGGGAACCCGTCTCTCACCCAGTTTCTTTTTGACTTGATTGAAAGCGACGATCCAGACAGGCACCATGCCTGCTATGGCCGGAATCGTGGTCTGAGGTGAGAGGTAACCGTCCGGAATATGCATAAATGCAACCCTCACTTTACAATTTATTGATCATACTTGCCAGATATCCGGCTCCAAAGCCGTTGTCGATATTTACAACGCCGATACCGCTGGCGCAGCTGTTAAGCATGGCCAGAAGTGCGGAAAGCCCTCCAAAATTGGCTCCGTATCCCACACTGGTGGGCACGGCAATGACGGGTTTGTCCACCATTCCGCCAACGACACTCGCCAGTGCGCCTTCCATTCCGGCCACGACAATGAGCACATTTGCGCGCATGAGGTGATCGGAATTGGCAAACAGGCGATGTATGCCCGCAACGCCAACATCATAAACTCTATCCACCCCGTTGCCAAGAGTTTCGGCCGTGACAGCGGCTTCTTCTGCCACCGGAATATCGGATGTGCCGGCTGTTATGACAGCAATCATTTTATCTGTGACAATGAGGTCTCTTCTTTTTACCACAACGATTCTGGCAGTTTCATAATACACTGCATCCCGGGTCAGTTCAAGTATGCCTTTATAGACGTCCTCTCCTGCTCGGGTGGCAAGGATGTTGTTGTTGTTTTCCATAAGCTTTTGCACGATTGATTTTATCTGACCGACTGTTTTGCCCTGACAAAATATGACTTCAGGATAACCGTTACGGATACTTCTGTGATGGTCAACCTTTGCGAAGCCGAGATCTTCAAAAGGAAGATTTTTTAAATCACCAACCGCTTCTTCAACACTTACATGCCCCTCTTTTACTTGTTCCAGAAGCCTTTTCAGGCCATCTTCATTCATAATAGTGCCCATTCCTTCCGCCTCGCTCAGAGCAAAAAACGTGACAATGTCCGTCGGATCTCCCTGCCGCATTGTACCACGTAACCCCAGGTGCATTCAACCGGCATACAGATGGCATATTCGGGGATGTGCGGGCGTTTCCTACAAATCCGTACCCAATCGGTAGGCTTTTTGCTCTTTCTGGTTGTCCGATGTGGTCAATTTGGCTTTGGTTACCGTTCCGCCATGCAGTGCAGCCATCGCGTCGTCCAGCTCCGGCGAGGTGTCGGCCGCGCCGGTGTCGAAGACCAGCACATGCTGCGAAGGCGTCAGGGTCACGTTCTTCATATAATCCAGCAGCACCGGCGAAAGCTTCCCGCCGTATACGGGGGAGCCGAACACAACCACCGCGTAGCCGGAGAGGTCGGTGGAAAGATACCTGCCCGGATGGTTGACCGTGACCTGATAGCCGTTCTTGTTCAGGCCTTTTGCAATCTGGAAAACGGTTTGTTCGGTTACATCGGACAAGGCCGACGGCTGATAGATGACCAATGCCTTTTGGCCGGACGGCGTGCCGTTGAGTACCTGGGGGTGGTTGCCGGCGGAGTGGTTGACTACCGATGTCAGCCGGTTCAGGAGCACAAAACCGGTAATCATGAACGCAGCAAAGACACCCGGTATGATCAATAGAATGTTTCGGACGATATGCTTTTTCATTCAATTTTCCTCACAGTCGGTTCATGTCGGGGTGGATGTGTGAACGAAGCAGCAGGATAAGGCAGGCACGAACACGGGCCGTCATGGAAACGATAGCCAGAAACGCCGCCAGGTACAGCACGGCATACAAAACACCAGTAAAAGCGGCATGGCCGACCGTCTCGCAGGCAAGCATGGGCGCAGTATAAAAAAACATGGCGGCCAACCGCCCGAGTGTGTCGAATACAAACAGGCGTTTTGGTTCATGCGGTGTTTTTTGCAGATATCTGGATGTGAGCAGAAAGCCGGTAAAATCCAGAGCGGCGACTGCAGTGAACCAGACGGGCACGATTCCGGACAGATTGAAGAGCATCAGAGCAGGGAAGATGAACGAGCAGTCCGCCAGGATGTCCAGCCGGGCGCCCACGGCGGACTCTGTCCGCAGCGCCCGTGCCAGCCGGCCGTCGATGAAGTCGGACAGCCAGATGAAAGCCTCCAGACCATACAATACGGCGGGCATATGTAACGCGTGGCCATACAGGCTTTTGCACAGGACATACACGAAAACGGCGCTGCAAGCGATGCGCGCAAGGGTGACGGCATTCGGGAGCAGGCGCTTGAAGCGTTTCATATCCGGGTTTTCCCCGCGGGCATGGGGTGTGGCGCTGTTTGCAGCTTGTGTATAAACTGGAGGATGTTCTGCTCAAAAAACACCGATTCGTTCTTGCGGTTTCCGCGCATGGCGCCTACCATAAGCCTTTCTATCCAGTTCATTTTCTGAAAATCGAAACCATACCCGAGGATGTCTTTGGCAACGGCATGTTCCAGCAGTTCGGGTGCAAAGGCGTTTTGAAGCTCCTGCTTTTGCACCTCCGGGTCGGTGACACCCGCGCAGAGGAACAGACCGGTCTTTTTGTCAAGCAACTCCGGCAAATGCCGGTCTATAAATGTGGTCAACGCTTTCTGAACATGCCCGATGTAGACGGAACCGCCCAAAATCACGGCATCGTACGGTTCCAGAGAGGGGACTGTACCGTTTGCGTCGGCAAGCTGTGTTTCGCCGCCCAGCATGGCCTGCAAACGTTTCGCCACACTGCGTGTACAGCCGTATTTCGTGGTATAGATGATGATGGTTTTCATGCGGCTTTGCCTCCTTTGTTGGCCGGTTCTTTGATCGTGCGCAGCAAAACGAACAGAAATACAAACGCGATCGCGTTGGCGGCGGGAAACAGGACGCATACCGCCGCCGGCACCGCTACGCCCGCCAGCACCTGCCCGATGACCATGGCGGTCAGAGCCGTGAGCATGGTCGCGGCCTTCATACAGACCACGGTGCCCAGCAGTAGGCCGAACGGATTTTTTCGCAGCAGCAAGATGGCTGTCAGCCAGGATACCGGTACGATGAATCCAAGGTCCATCGCCTGGATGACTAGTGTGGTATATTGCTCCAAACCGGACGGTACCGTATCGTTCAAAAGCGAAGGCTCGATTTTGCCCAACCACATCAGCCCGACCGACGTACCCAGAAACAGCAGAAAGACCGCGATCGGTTTGGCGGGGAACCGGTCTCCGATGTTTTCGGACAGCGCCCGCGTATCGAATGACATCATGGTGAGCACGAACGCAAAGAAGCTCATCGACATCAGGGCCACGTCGGCCAGGAACAGGCTGTTGTACATGGAAGTGAACGAGTACGACATATAGGTATACAGGAAATAGGCCAGAGTCCCCGCCAGCAGGAGCCGCCCTCTCAGGCTGCCCCTGCGCGCGAATACGATGGAAACGATCAGCAGCGGGACGCCCAGGCAGAGCGTCACGACATCCTGTGCGATGGCCTGCGCCGCCATGGAGACGGAATCGAACCGGTACAGCCCTTTGCCGAAAAGTATCACCTGTTCGCCGTGTATGGTCGTAAACGCATGCTTGCCGGGGCCTCCGGCGGAAAAGATGCCGATGGCGGCCGCGGCTGCCGCCAACACGGAGATGCAGATTGCCAGGATCGTAATGGATTTTTGTTGTTTCATGCAATTTTTCTCGGTCTTTCCGGTCGTCCTGTTTGCTCCGTTCAGAAAGGCGTTTTCCCGAAACAGGTCGAAAATATCCGGCGGTTTCCCTGATGGGTTCAGAGCGTGCCGACCGCGGCGGCAATAAATTCGAGAAAATGCCGGATCAGCCGTTCCTGCTGTTCTTTGTCTATTTGTTCGGTGTTGATCCGCATGACCAGCCCGAACATGGATGCCCAGATGATTTGAGCGGTCAGTTCCAGTTGGCTGTCGTCATAGCCGGCGCGGTCTTTCAGAATCACACGCAGGATGTCGCGCATCATGCCGATCGCACGGCGGTCGGACGCTGCTCCCCGCTGCAGAACGGACGTGCGCGCGAGGACTGCGGGAGACTCGCCTAGCATCAGCGTTTTATAGTCTTCTTCCATGGTCAGGGCCAGCGTAATGAACCGGCGCAGGTTGTTCAACAGATACTCGACGGGATCGTTTCCGTGGCAATCGGGTGCCGAAAGCGCGTCTATAAATTGCTGGTATCTGTCGGAAATGATATGGTCGAGGATATCCTCTTTATCGCGGAAATAGTGGTAAACGTTAGCAGGAGAATACTCGATTTTTTCGGCCAGTTTGCGGATGGAAAGTTTTTCAATGCCTTCGTTTCTCATGATCTCAATGGCGGCTTGCAGGATCTTTTCGCGCATTTCCGCTTTTTCCCGTTCTTTTCGTTCCTGTATCCCGATGATGCCATCCTCCTTTGAACATAATAAATTTTTCAAACAGTGTTCAATAAATATATACTATAAATTTTCAGGGCTGTCAAGAGGAATAAAGCAAAAAGATGAGGTTCGGTCGTGCCGGCGCCCGCATGGCGGGTGCAGCGTACCGCAGGCAACAGGATGTAAACCATCTATTGACCACACCGGTCAACGGTGCTATACTGAAATTGACCGGTATGGTCAATGAAGCGTGCCGGGGAGGTGGGACATTTGAATGAAAAATTTATGAGCCTGAACGCCGAAAAGCAAGCACGTATCCTCAATGCTGCATTGGAGGAGTTTGCAAAAAAAGGATATAAAAACGCCTCGACAAATGAGATCGTGCGAAAAGCGGGCATTTCCAAGGGGCTGCTGTTCCATTACTTTGGCAATAAAAAACGGTTGTATCTGTTTCTCTACGATTACGCCAACGACGTTTTTACAAACGAATTTTTCAACAGGCTGGATTATGGCAGGGCCGACCTGTTTAAACGTCTGAAACAAATGATCGAGCTGAAAATAGAGCTTAGCCGGAAACACCCCGACCTGTATGAGTTTATGGTCTGCGCGACTTTGGAGGATGTCGGCGGCATCAAGTCCGAGATTGAGACGAAGAGCCGGATCAGCATACAGGACAGCATGGCACGGGCTTTTGGAGGCCTGGACACATCCGGATTGAAGGAAGGACTGGACCTCCGCCGCGTTTTGGAGATCATCACATGGGTAGGGCAGGGGTTTGCCAATCGGCGTCTGTTGGAATATAAACGGGACCCGGCCAAGCGTGCCCGATTCGATATGCGCGCGGAAGCCGCAGAGTTCGATACCTACATCGCCATTCTGAAAGACGCCTTTTACAAATGAACATACGGGAGGGTACGGTCATGAACGTGATCGAAATCAAAAACCTGACTAAATATTACGGCAGGTCCCGCGGCATCACCGATGTGAACCTGCGCGTGGAACAGGGGGAGATCTTTGGATTTATCGGGCCCAACGGCGCGGGCAAATCGACAACCATCCGCACGCTGCTGGGGCTGATCTATCCCACGAGCGGCAGCGCAACCGTTTTTGGAAAAAGCTGCGCAGCCTGTCCGGAAATCAAAAAGGAGATTGGCTACCTGCCTTCCGAGGTGTTCTATTACGACAACATGCGGGTGATCGACCTGCTGCGGTATTCCGCCAGCTTTTATAAGAAAGACTGCACCAAACGCATCCACGAACTGGCCGATGCCATGAATCTGGATGTACATAAAAAGATCGACGACCTTTCGTTCGGCAACAAGAAGAAGGTGGGCATCGTCCAGGGGCTGCTGCACGAACCAGAGCTCATCATCCTCGACGAGCCCACCAGCGGGCTCGACCCGCTGATGCAGCAGAAGTTCTTCGCCCTCATAGCGGCGGAAAACCAAAAGGGCGCGACGGTGTTCTTTTCGTCTCATATCCTCAGCGAGGTGCAGAAAATGTGCAACCGCGTGGCGTTTATCAAGGACGGTCGTATCATCCGCACGGAAAAGATGAGCGACCTGCAGGAAAACAGCTATAAACGCATCCATCTGGAGGCAAACGGGCCGGTTACGTCATCGTATTTCGCTATGGACGGCGTGCGCGACCTGAAAATGGAGGGCAATACGGCCGGCTTCCTGTTCAAGGGCAACGTCAACCCGTTGATGCAAAAGCTCGCCGCGCTCGATCTGCGCAACGTCTCCATCGAGGAACCGGATCTGGAGGAGATTTTCCTGCATGATTACGGGAGGGAGGACCGGACGGTATGAATATATACCTGCACGAGTTGAAGACCCTGCGCCGCTCCACCATCGTCTGGACATGCGCCATCATCGCGCTGGCTGCACTGTATTTCTCGTTTTATCCCGGTGTCGTGCATGACGCGGGCGATTTTAAAAAGCTGATGAGCGGCTATCCGGCGCCTATTCGGGCGGCACTGGGCATCTCGCTCGATAATGTGACGTCCGTCCTGGGCTATTACACCATGGTGTTTGCATTCGTTCCACTCTGCGGTGCAATCCAGTCCATGATTTTCGGCATGTCCGTCCTTTCGCGGGAAACAAGGGAGCGGACGGCGGATTTTCTAATGGTCAAGCCTGTTTCGCGTACGGCTATCGTGAGTGCCAAGCTGCTGGCAGCCGTAACCATGCTGATTGGCACCAACACGCTCTATGATGCCGCAGCCTTTTTCCTTGCATTCATCGTCAAGACGTCAGACTTCAGTGGGCGGGTGCTTTTCCTCATCAACCTCACGCTTTTGTTCATCCAGCTTGTTTTTTTGGCCTTGGGGCTGTTCATTTCGGTGTTTTTCAAAAAACTCCGGTCCGTGCTTCCGGTTTCCCTCGGCGTCGTCTTGGGGCTTTATATGCTGGGAGCGCTCGCAGTCACCGGTAAAGACGCGGATGTCGTCCGGTTTTTCTTTCCGTTCAAATATTTTGACATCGCCTACGTCACCAAACACGCAGGATATGAAATGCCTTATCTCATCACCGGAGCGGTCGTCGTGCTGGCGGCGGTTGCAGCCGCATATCTCATTTATGCCAAAAAAGATATTCACGCCGTGTGAACCGCCGGAAGAAAGGGGGGTCAGTCTGTTATGAACCTGTTTATGCGGGAGCTCAGGGCCAATCGAAACGCCTTGATTATCTGGAGCGTCTGCATGGTGCTGCTGGTCATCAGCGGCATGTCGAAATACACGGCCTATTCTGCGGGTGGGGCGAACGGCCAGATTTTCAGCAATCTGCCTTATTCCATCAAAGCGCTGCTGGGGTTCGGTTCGTTTGATGTGACCACTATGAGCGGCTATTTTGGCATGCTGTTTCTCTATATAGAGCTTGCCGCCGCCATACACGCTGTTTTGCTGGGTTCCGGCATCCTCTCAAAAGAGGAGCGCGATAAAACGACCGAATTTCTGATCGTCAAGCCGGTTTCACGTACGTCCATCCTTACGTCCAAGCTGCTGGCCGCTCTGGTGAATATTCTGGTGCTGAACCTTGTCTCGCTTGTTTTTTCCCTGACGGCGGTGTCCGCTTATAACAAGGGCAAAGGCATCTCCGGCGAAATCGTGGCATTTATGGCGAGCATGCTGTTGGTACAGTTGATTTTCCTTTCGCTCGGCTTTGCGTTGGCTGCCGTTCTCCGGCATCCGAAAACCGCGGGGTCCGTCAGTACCGGCGTGCTGCTTGGCTCGTTCGTGCTGTCCAAAGTTACGGATCTGACCGATAAGCTCGATGCGCTGAACCTGCTTTCTCCGTTCAAATATTTCAGTTATCAGGACATCGTGTTCGGACGCGGGCTCCATGCCGGCGCCGTGTTCCTTTCGCTCCTGCTTTCCGCCGCTCTCATCGCCTGCACCTATGTTTTCTATAAAAAGCGGGATCTGAGTATCTGAAGCGCGGCATGCGCGGATAATTGCGCGATCTCTGCGAATGTGATATTCTGGTACGGATAATAGAGACGGAATGAGACGGCAGGCTCTGTTGCAGCCTGCCGCATAGATAGGAAACTGTTTTGTACAGGCGGGAGGAACTATGCAGAAAATGGGCAGGGTCGTTTCAGTCAATCGTAGCGAGGTAAAAGGCGTGGTGAAAGTGCCGGTTGCAAGCGGGGAACTGCGTGTAGACGTGGGTTTGATGGGGGATGCCCACGCGGGCACCGGGAAGCGGCAGATCAGCCTTCTGGCGGCGGAAAGCATTGAAAAAATGCAAAAACAAGGGGCACAAGGCCTTGTGCCCGGCAGTTTCGCCGAAAACATCACTACGCAAGGGGTGGAGCTTTACACCCTTCCGGTGGGCACGCGGCTGCAAATCGGTGAAACGCTCCATGTTGTAACCCAAATCGGGAAGGAATGCCACAAAGGCTGCGCCATACGGGAACTGGTGGGCGATTGCGTCATGCCCCGTGAAGGGATTTTTACCAATGTGCTCAAAGGCGGCACCGTCCGTTCCGGCGACGCCGTGACGATTCTGCCGTATGCCGGCGACAAACAGGGCGACGGTGTGCCGGTGGATGATACGCCCGCTTTTTCACATCTGGATCAAGATGGGAATATCCGAATGGTGGATGTGTCGCAGAAGGATGACACGCAAAGGCGGGCGGTGGCGGTCGGACGGATCGCCATGTCTCCCGAA
Proteins encoded in this region:
- a CDS encoding ABC transporter permease subunit; protein product: MNLFMRELRANRNALIIWSVCMVLLVISGMSKYTAYSAGGANGQIFSNLPYSIKALLGFGSFDVTTMSGYFGMLFLYIELAAAIHAVLLGSGILSKEERDKTTEFLIVKPVSRTSILTSKLLAALVNILVLNLVSLVFSLTAVSAYNKGKGISGEIVAFMASMLLVQLIFLSLGFALAAVLRHPKTAGSVSTGVLLGSFVLSKVTDLTDKLDALNLLSPFKYFSYQDIVFGRGLHAGAVFLSLLLSAALIACTYVFYKKRDLSI
- a CDS encoding ABC transporter ATP-binding protein — encoded protein: MNVIEIKNLTKYYGRSRGITDVNLRVEQGEIFGFIGPNGAGKSTTIRTLLGLIYPTSGSATVFGKSCAACPEIKKEIGYLPSEVFYYDNMRVIDLLRYSASFYKKDCTKRIHELADAMNLDVHKKIDDLSFGNKKKVGIVQGLLHEPELIILDEPTSGLDPLMQQKFFALIAAENQKGATVFFSSHILSEVQKMCNRVAFIKDGRIIRTEKMSDLQENSYKRIHLEANGPVTSSYFAMDGVRDLKMEGNTAGFLFKGNVNPLMQKLAALDLRNVSIEEPDLEEIFLHDYGREDRTV
- a CDS encoding ABC transporter permease subunit, whose amino-acid sequence is MNIYLHELKTLRRSTIVWTCAIIALAALYFSFYPGVVHDAGDFKKLMSGYPAPIRAALGISLDNVTSVLGYYTMVFAFVPLCGAIQSMIFGMSVLSRETRERTADFLMVKPVSRTAIVSAKLLAAVTMLIGTNTLYDAAAFFLAFIVKTSDFSGRVLFLINLTLLFIQLVFLALGLFISVFFKKLRSVLPVSLGVVLGLYMLGALAVTGKDADVVRFFFPFKYFDIAYVTKHAGYEMPYLITGAVVVLAAVAAAYLIYAKKDIHAV